Proteins from a single region of Paenibacillus rhizovicinus:
- a CDS encoding glucosaminidase domain-containing protein, with protein sequence MASLKLPFLDMKNAKGAMKDQLKKEAMRQIKNKLRSAFMNHLAALWWVYAIILGVFIFFYFIAAVISSGQSLAASATLTEKFLPPQIYKQDLESIITDGFGERVHPVTSEESFHTGIDIGVPVGTPVSSSQDGIVKTVFYPKVSDSDTSKSAGINVAIESTDEEMPGTTRYLHLSNSFVGPGQTVKKGQIIGLSGNTGRTTGPHLHYEYLPDGKEATDPSPYVLFMSKITDIASEAAFDAFGDVNFSEMNGYDYKTNPLLYISNVYVESAAPAFSETGTIYTRDMNTGTILGSGAGGGGGGGGVGPVISVPSTVGVLHSSFFIKWALYAMETEKRTGIKASVTLAQMALESAWGNVDICNNVFGIKANRSWKGPVCYAGTSEQDENGSYHINAGFRAYPSYAASFDDHAQFLIENQRYNVTRSKKNPFEWANELQRATYATDWQYANKLKSLMMNDNLMSLDQDRGIDPETGEPWKDVPYDGYVPAPPSTPSKPTTPSKPETPAKENMSESITITFGIEQLYGTYGRQVHRTKVTKPKPPKTGTSSSTGSTSVTGTSTGGIGTGSTNEDSEETEEQVSYTNLTDPYTGKPVINLENYKNVVQFYSGELQAPSIYVKDLPDAISVTLESSSSDDLHVSHVEFVKGQY encoded by the coding sequence ATGGCCTCTCTTAAATTACCGTTCCTAGACATGAAAAATGCTAAGGGAGCCATGAAGGATCAGCTCAAGAAGGAAGCCATGAGGCAGATCAAGAATAAGCTCCGATCCGCCTTCATGAACCATTTAGCCGCTTTATGGTGGGTTTATGCCATTATTCTGGGTGTCTTTATCTTCTTCTACTTCATAGCAGCTGTAATCTCTTCTGGCCAGTCGCTAGCTGCTAGTGCAACCCTTACGGAGAAGTTCCTGCCTCCGCAGATTTATAAGCAGGATTTAGAAAGTATCATCACCGATGGGTTTGGCGAGAGAGTTCATCCGGTTACCAGTGAAGAAAGTTTCCATACGGGAATTGATATTGGTGTGCCAGTAGGCACGCCAGTATCAAGCTCTCAAGATGGGATCGTAAAGACCGTTTTCTATCCGAAAGTTTCCGATTCGGACACTTCAAAAAGTGCCGGCATTAACGTAGCTATCGAGAGTACGGATGAGGAGATGCCCGGCACGACGCGTTACCTGCATTTAAGCAATTCTTTTGTCGGCCCAGGACAAACCGTAAAAAAAGGGCAAATTATCGGATTGTCAGGAAATACAGGCAGAACGACCGGGCCGCATCTTCATTATGAGTACCTTCCGGATGGAAAAGAGGCAACCGATCCTTCACCGTACGTGCTCTTTATGAGCAAAATAACCGATATCGCAAGTGAAGCTGCTTTCGATGCCTTTGGCGATGTGAACTTCTCTGAAATGAACGGATATGACTATAAGACAAACCCGCTCCTTTATATCAGCAATGTCTATGTTGAGTCTGCTGCGCCGGCATTCAGCGAAACAGGCACCATCTACACCAGAGATATGAATACAGGAACGATTCTCGGGTCTGGCGCCGGGGGTGGGGGAGGCGGAGGAGGCGTAGGCCCTGTTATTAGTGTTCCCTCGACTGTAGGTGTCCTGCATAGTTCATTTTTCATTAAGTGGGCGCTATATGCGATGGAGACCGAGAAGCGAACGGGGATTAAAGCCAGCGTGACACTCGCCCAAATGGCGCTCGAGTCAGCCTGGGGGAACGTCGACATCTGTAATAATGTGTTCGGCATCAAGGCTAATCGGTCATGGAAGGGCCCAGTTTGCTATGCAGGAACAAGCGAACAAGATGAGAACGGATCCTATCATATCAATGCGGGTTTCCGCGCATATCCAAGCTACGCAGCATCCTTTGATGACCACGCGCAGTTCTTAATTGAAAATCAGCGCTATAATGTCACCCGCTCCAAGAAGAATCCTTTTGAGTGGGCAAACGAGCTGCAGCGAGCAACGTATGCAACCGACTGGCAATATGCCAACAAGCTGAAGAGCCTTATGATGAATGATAACTTAATGAGCCTAGATCAGGACCGCGGCATCGATCCAGAAACTGGAGAACCATGGAAGGATGTTCCGTATGATGGCTATGTCCCAGCTCCACCATCTACTCCTTCTAAACCGACAACGCCTTCAAAGCCGGAAACGCCTGCTAAAGAGAATATGTCGGAATCAATCACCATCACTTTCGGGATCGAGCAGCTCTATGGTACCTACGGGCGTCAAGTTCACCGCACCAAGGTAACAAAGCCGAAACCACCAAAGACGGGTACGAGCTCAAGCACCGGTTCGACATCGGTCACAGGCACTTCGACAGGCGGTATTGGCACTGGATCCACAAACGAAGATAGCGAAGAAACCGAGGAGCAAGTCTCCTATACGAATTTAACCGATCCATACACCGGAAAACCCGTCATAAATTTGGAAAACTACAAAAACGTGGTACAATTTTATTCAGGAGAACTCCAGGCGCCGAGCATTTACGTGAAGGACCTTCCGGACGCCATTTCGGTTACGCTAGAATCGAGTTCTTCTGATGACCTTCATGTATCGCATGTCGAATTTGTAAAGGGGCAATATTAA
- a CDS encoding SIR2 family protein — translation MIDPITTLSFSIYSNPDVYAVLLGSGISRDARIPTGWEIVLDLCRRIAAAQGNFEEESPAEWYEKLYGHAPKYDALLELLCKTPDERQALLQSYFIPTESEMEEGIKLPTPAHRALASLVKLGFIRIILTTNFDRLMETALQDEGVDFDVASSPEAIRGNRPFVHTRCTIYKLHGDFKDPRILNTPDELANYSQEQNQLLDRVLDEFGLIIVGWSGEWDVALRAAMLRTVSRRYSWYWLAVGSVRDGAKELIAHRRAEVINIEGASSFITQLCTRVEGMNVSNTIHPYTTDAVVGMVKQFLRRGDWIKLEEYFISESNALREKMLMLPQYGNAEDFKQNLQTLTSISTPLVASLLTLSYYSRNDERLFPIYEKTVRRLTTIPAAGGSVIILQLLKYPALLCMYAAGISAVVQQNYSLLRNILIMPIVDRHRQRTDFFIKQISTRSVFPAPLNIPRPNANEYTAANNHLYDVLKPLFSHILPTNEEFADAFNIFEILSSLFYTIEDRRRTGTDSFIAGRFGWDDDATQMINHFFHDGSKENLEWPVLTQFFKLTVDEFKEHLTLYEQLFERATASWGYESLNLSQHYQG, via the coding sequence TTGATCGATCCAATAACAACGCTTTCGTTTTCGATTTATTCAAACCCAGATGTTTATGCTGTTCTCCTTGGCAGCGGTATTTCTAGAGATGCAAGAATTCCAACGGGTTGGGAGATCGTCCTTGATTTGTGCCGGCGTATCGCAGCCGCGCAAGGTAATTTTGAAGAGGAAAGTCCTGCTGAATGGTATGAAAAATTATATGGGCATGCACCGAAGTATGATGCTTTGCTTGAACTCTTGTGCAAAACTCCTGACGAACGCCAAGCTTTGCTTCAATCGTATTTCATTCCAACTGAAAGCGAAATGGAGGAAGGTATAAAGCTACCAACGCCTGCCCATCGCGCACTTGCCTCTCTCGTCAAACTCGGTTTTATTCGAATCATTTTAACAACGAACTTCGATCGATTAATGGAGACAGCCCTTCAGGATGAAGGCGTAGATTTTGATGTTGCATCATCTCCGGAGGCAATTCGAGGAAATCGCCCATTCGTTCATACCAGGTGTACGATCTATAAGCTTCATGGAGATTTTAAAGATCCACGAATCCTGAATACGCCTGATGAATTAGCGAATTATTCGCAGGAGCAGAATCAATTACTTGACCGTGTTTTAGATGAATTCGGTCTCATTATTGTTGGTTGGTCCGGGGAGTGGGACGTTGCGCTACGAGCAGCCATGCTTCGTACGGTTAGTCGCAGATATTCCTGGTATTGGCTTGCCGTCGGCAGCGTAAGGGATGGCGCGAAAGAACTGATAGCGCATCGCCGTGCAGAAGTAATCAATATTGAAGGAGCGAGCTCCTTTATCACTCAACTTTGCACAAGAGTTGAAGGAATGAACGTTTCAAATACAATTCATCCTTACACTACGGATGCTGTCGTAGGTATGGTTAAACAATTTTTGCGACGTGGAGATTGGATTAAGCTTGAAGAATATTTTATCTCCGAGAGCAATGCCCTTCGTGAAAAGATGCTGATGTTGCCTCAATACGGTAATGCGGAAGATTTCAAACAGAACCTACAAACCCTTACATCAATCTCTACTCCGTTGGTCGCAAGTTTGTTAACGTTAAGCTATTACTCAAGGAATGATGAGCGGTTATTTCCAATCTATGAAAAAACCGTCCGTCGTTTGACCACTATACCGGCAGCGGGCGGATCGGTAATCATACTTCAGTTGTTAAAATACCCCGCCCTGCTATGCATGTATGCAGCTGGTATTTCAGCTGTCGTTCAGCAAAACTATAGTTTGTTGCGCAATATTTTAATAATGCCTATTGTAGATCGACACCGACAACGAACAGATTTTTTTATAAAACAAATTTCAACACGATCGGTATTTCCCGCTCCTCTTAATATTCCAAGACCAAATGCTAATGAATATACCGCCGCAAACAACCATCTTTATGATGTCTTGAAACCACTGTTTTCGCATATTCTTCCGACAAATGAAGAGTTTGCTGATGCTTTCAATATTTTTGAGATTCTATCTTCGTTATTCTATACCATTGAGGATCGGCGGAGAACGGGGACGGATTCATTCATTGCCGGCCGCTTTGGTTGGGACGACGATGCTACCCAAATGATAAATCATTTTTTTCATGATGGAAGTAAAGAGAATTTAGAATGGCCAGTCCTAACTCAATTCTTTAAATTGACTGTTGACGAGTTTAAGGAGCACCTCACTTTGTATGAGCAATTATTTGAGCGAGCCACAGCATCCTGGGGTTATGAGAGTTTAAACTTGTCACAGCATTATCAAGGTTAG
- a CDS encoding DUF4258 domain-containing protein, with amino-acid sequence MNYRQDNWPYELDCIRKGITGEEGYLTDISRHYTDDRLEMRGFDRTDIACAILTGIIVEGYSPEANRVRSSRSSGLVAPSRCILGRSLKGEWFIVVVGLVSTRNFHVITCTQTSYRHQQMIAKLENNLGEQ; translated from the coding sequence ATGAACTATCGTCAGGACAACTGGCCTTACGAGCTGGATTGTATTCGCAAAGGCATAACAGGAGAAGAAGGTTACTTAACTGACATCTCGAGACACTACACGGACGATCGTCTTGAAATGCGTGGCTTTGACCGTACGGACATTGCTTGCGCTATTCTGACCGGAATCATCGTTGAAGGATACTCTCCAGAGGCTAATCGAGTGCGTAGTTCGCGTTCTTCTGGTCTCGTAGCCCCTTCGCGGTGTATTCTCGGCAGGAGCTTAAAAGGCGAATGGTTCATTGTCGTTGTCGGGCTCGTCAGCACGAGAAATTTTCATGTAATTACCTGCACGCAGACGTCTTACCGACATCAGCAGATGATTGCAAAATTGGAAAATAATTTGGGAGAACAATAA
- the radC gene encoding RadC family protein translates to MSVKELNAFAVREIRNNYYLTGQVKSLSTRDLIVLLMEPVTSSRSLSLLADELLQHGLRDLSELSEYELSFRYGLDERQSFFLASLLELGRRQYFSRKEDRVIIRSAGDVADLMMDMCFLEKEHFVCLFLDTKNHVIAKETISIGTLDAALVHPREVFRAAIRHGSSTIVAVHNHPSGIPTPSQEDIHLTKRLCEAGELVGIGLSDHIIIGDRVHSSLRELGHF, encoded by the coding sequence ATGTCAGTAAAGGAGCTAAACGCATTTGCCGTTCGGGAGATCCGCAATAACTACTACTTGACCGGTCAAGTAAAATCCTTATCCACTCGCGACCTCATTGTGCTCTTGATGGAGCCTGTTACAAGCAGTCGATCATTGTCTTTGCTTGCTGACGAATTGCTCCAACATGGCTTGCGTGACCTATCCGAGCTTTCCGAGTATGAACTGTCTTTCCGCTATGGGCTAGATGAACGCCAAAGCTTCTTCTTGGCTTCACTGCTCGAGCTAGGCCGCAGGCAGTACTTCTCTCGAAAGGAAGATCGGGTAATCATTCGATCGGCCGGCGACGTCGCGGACTTGATGATGGATATGTGTTTTTTAGAAAAAGAGCACTTTGTCTGCTTGTTCCTAGACACGAAGAATCATGTGATCGCCAAAGAGACGATTTCAATCGGCACTCTTGATGCGGCCCTCGTGCATCCTCGGGAGGTATTCCGCGCTGCTATTCGGCATGGATCCTCAACTATCGTAGCGGTGCATAATCATCCGTCCGGAATTCCCACGCCTTCTCAAGAAGATATTCATTTGACGAAGCGGCTTTGTGAAGCCGGGGAACTTGTCGGAATCGGGCTAAGTGATCACATCATTATCGGGGATAGGGTACACAGCAGTCTTCGTGAACTCGGCCATTTCTAG